In the Zingiber officinale cultivar Zhangliang chromosome 5A, Zo_v1.1, whole genome shotgun sequence genome, AACTTAGTCAAAGTTGTTCCTGCTAGTAAAAGATGGTCAGATGGCACTGTTTCATGGGCATCTCTTCCATCATCTCTATcagaactaggaaaggtatgattGATGTATAAAATCACAATAGTAGCCTCTTTCTCTAAATTGTTGAGACTGTTCCACAACACTTTGCTTGGTCAAGAATTGGGGTTTTCTAATTTGTATGCATTAGGTTAGATCAACACATAGTGTCATTTACTGTCTGGACTGAGAGACCATTTTTATATTTTAGGTGCTCTTGAAGTATAGAGATGCTGCTAAACTAGCTGCCGTTGAGGCCTTACAAGAAGCTTCTGTTGCAGAGAGTTTGATCCAGTGCTTAAGGTGAATTCTCTTTctaatttattgttatttaatggGTGTTGGGATTTCCAATACAAATTATACATCATGCTAGAACTGCTAGTTCCAATCTTCCTGACTGATATGGAGAATTGGGTTAAGAAATAATATGTTTTTACAGAGGATCCACCTAATTCGCTTGTAAAACATTGATCAGAAATATCCTCCTATTGCATGCAAATTCTTTTGCTGTTTGATTTTGGAAACTCTGTTTTTCGGGTAAGTTTTTCATTTGGTTGGTGTTTTAGGCTTTTAGACCTTCTTTACTAGTAGTTTATCATGCAAATGAGGGTCTTTTCGATTTGCTTTCGTGATCTTAAGCGCAAAAGATGAACTTTTTAAGGTTGCTACATTGCAGTATGTATGCAGAGCTCAGTACCTCTGCGAGGGGAGACATCCCACATCAGGCGGTGGAGCAGTTCCTCGGCCTTCACGCCTCCCTCTGTAGTGCCGCAAGCATCGCTGATGGCCTCACCAACAGAAGATCCCAAGCAATGGCGGTAGCATCGCCGGATCAGCCCACGGTCGGTGACTTGATCCTGGACGAAGCAACAAAGGCCTTCGCCGAGAATCGCCGCCGCGCCACCTCCTGGGTCGCTGCAACTCTCTCGACCGAACTCTCTGATTTCACCCTCTACAGCCACAAGACCCCGACCACCGCCTCACCGGTAGCAGTGGTCCTCGAGCGTCCGTTGAAGACCGCCCCGGTGCCTCCCTTGAAAGCATCCCTTCCGTCGAAATGGCGCCTGTCTTCGGACTATGCTTCTGTTCGCAGGGGAAAGGTCCGCGCCGCTGTGGCGGCGCTGCCTTCGCAGCCTCTGGAGTGGGAGCGCGGGGGAGGGCTCGTGGTGGAAGTGGAGATTGCGCGCAAGCTTAGGGAGGAGGCGCGGGGGTGGTTCTTAGGGTTCGTAGAGCGGGTACTCGACGCTGATGCGACCGCGCTGGAGCCTTCCAGAAGAAACCAGGTAACCGCGATGCTCCCGCAGATGAAGAAGGTGAACGATTGGCTGGAGGCCTGCGGGAGCCGAAGTAGAGCAGCCACTACTCAATTGTTTTGGACTAGTTATGTGTTTTCAGCAGGTGGGTCAATTTTTGGGTACTTGTCTCTTTTCTCAGATTCCTATGAAGCAGCATAAGGATTGCAATTTCTCATATGCTGGTCTGAAGACACAAGTTAGACTTGCTATGGAGTCGAGAAAGATGTATGTAAATTATTTCTTTaccatgtttatatatatatatatatatatatgtaacttGCTATGGAGTCGAGAAAGACATATGTAGATTATTTCTTTACCATGTTTATATTTTTGTGTGTGTGCACGCACGCACGCTGACTCAAAAGCATCAGATCAGTTAAACAtggatatttttttgttattgtaAAACAGGAATACAACCCATGTATTTATACTCTAGAACACAAGGTACATTGAAAAACACAAGTGAACACAATGGGGAAAGATATAGGAGGAGAGGTGAAGAAGAGGCTATTTCATTGGGAGGACATAAGAGGAGATGGGGTTAGGGATGAACAAATTGTCTCGCTCTTGTCAAGACTCGCCTTAACCCAATCTGATTGAGATTGTCCCATCTCACCCTGTATCCAGGGATGACACCGAAAAAAAAATGCACATATGTGGGATAAGGAGGATAGTGGATATAATTTTTCCCCTCTTGTCTTGTCACAACTAtgtagtttattttatatttgattGTCTTGTCTTTTAtaggaaggggagccttggcgcacaCACACACTTTGCCCTAATCTACCCTGTTTCCTATATTTGTCATGGATGGAAATTGAAAAACCTATCCTGCTTCTTATATGGGACCTTAATGAAAGTTGAAAATTCACAATTTTATTGCCATCCTAGATATGGTGGGCTATAGAGTTTCTGATATCAAGTTAATACTTGTGAACACTAATTAATCTTGTCCATATTACTTGTTATCCTAATTATTCATGTCATATCCCACCTATTAGACTCCTAAATAACTAACTAAAGCCTCCTAAATAACTAGCTAATTTAAGATTAGAGAATCAGACCGTGTGAATACAAACTactctttttcttttctatttaatGGGATCAAACATGATGCTTCTGCCAATACAAAGTCCTGGGAAGACAAATTTATGCAATTTTATCATATACAAAGAGAGCATTTCTTTTAAACTTACAGAAGTAACTTTATTATCATCCCATTGTTTCTCTTCCCACAATCTATATTTTAACAGCCTTTATCTAACACGAAATATCTCACATGAAATATCATCATTTGCACACTAGAGCACACACAGGAATAAGGGTGAAAAACAACAGAGCTTTCAGATACTAATGTAAGATAGGACAAAATTCTCTCTGGAACTAGTTGGTAAAGTGTTTAATACCCTAATCTAATTTATACTTGCATAATATTGTTTCTGTACATATCATTATTTTCAAAAGAGAAGAAGCAATCTCTGGCTTGATTAAATTATTTGTCCGTTCACATAATCTTGAAGAGACAAATCTCTGTTTGTTATCTGCAGTAGCCCAGGGAGTGATCCTATTTCATTGACAAATTCAGAGGGCAGAAGATCACGAGCAGATATTGCTGCCTCTTTCCAGGTTTATATCAAAAGTTAacttaaattgggaaattttgaaGTTTCCTTGGTGGGTCAAACAACTTTATATCTTATAATGTTGTTTCATGATTAATTCTTTATGCAGAGAGTTGCTGTATTACATCTGGAGGAGAGATGTCAACGAGCAATTGAATGGGCATTGAAGATTGAGCCTTCTATTAAGTATCTGGTACTTTACAGATACTTCAAATTCACTCAGATGTATACCCCTTTCTTGTTCATATGACATGACTAGTTTTATGACCTTTTGTCACATAGGTGGTTTCAGGAGGAGTTGCATCAAATAAGTATGTCAGAGCTCGTCTGAACCATGTTGTAGAGAATAATAACTTACAACTTGTTTGCCCTCCTCCAAGCCTATGCACGGACAATGGTAAGAAAATCCAACATCCTTCATTGCAATCTGGTTCATTTTGTCGTATGTTTTTCTTCTTGCAATTGGTTGACTTATCTTAATCTTAACCTGCCATGGCTtagcaaaaaggaaaagaagacaatAACACCTAAAACTGCATTTACAATTGTTGAGTGGTATTGTGAATGGTGGTGTTGCTATTTGGAGGCTACATAAAGAGCTATGATTTTTCACTAAAAGTTAGATGTTTGAACTAGTTAAATGTGCTTATAACTAGTTAGAAGTTAGGTTCATTGTCATATTTTTCTTCGTGCAATCTGGGGCGACTTATCTTAATCTTAACCTGCCATGGCttgggaaaaagaagaaaaaagataaTAACACCTAAAACTACATTTACAATTGCTGAGTGGTATTGTGAATGGTGGAATGGCTAAATTAGAGGCTACATAAAGCGATGTGATGTTTCACTAAAACAGCTATTGTGGTATTGTGATGGTGGTTTCCTATTTTAGTGAATGCTGGTATTGGATACCCAAATTGTTGGACCGTTCCCAATTGCAACAACCTTTTCGTATGCATAGTTATGTGAGTCGTGAGCAAAGAAATTTTGCTGTTGAGCAGTAATTTCAATCCTTGAGATATCTTTTGGAATGACTTAGAAATTGCTTATAATAGGTGTGATGATTGCTTGGACTGGTATAGAGCATTTCCTTTCAGGAAGATTTGATCCTCCACCACCTGACAACGAGCCTGAAGATGCCATGGTTTGTTCTGCAATTCTTTTTAAGTATGAGAAACATGCTTAAGGCTTTGGTTGCTTGTTCACTTTACACTTTTTGGTTgcctaaatctttttttttatttcctatttacTAGTTAGGCATCCTTTTTATATATCTGTTCTTTTTTTAATGGGTAATGCAGTGTAGTCACTTGTTGCTAAAATTCTATGATGCCTAGACTTGATTAATGTGCTATGTAGATCTGTTGGATCTTTAACTGATACATTCTCATCTCTAGCACCAAGTGAATATATCTGATTTCTTATCTCTTTAGCACAAGATAGTTTGTCGCTGAGTTAGTATGCCTCAacaatgtggcaaaaggcgaatacgctcgcccccagcacccccgtCAGCCCGTCCCAGGACTAACACGGAAGAAATAAATCATAGTGACTGTGAAGGCAAgtggcaggtggggtgagtttACATGTGGGTTGCAGGGATTTACGCCCTAGTATGCCTCAACAATGATACCATGCTGGGAAGCCTCTTGGGAGTTGGGAAAGGCTCTCATCTCACTGAAGATTTTGAAGAATTGGAGTGGAGATGAATCTGTTTTGAGGGAAGTGGGTGATACAAGACCTAAAAGAACACATCTAATTGGTTCTAGGACACCCTTATTATGTACAGTGTACTCAAGACTTCCTATTTCCATGATTATTGATAATTATTTCAGTAACATCTGAATGCTTTAAGGAAACTAGGGGTGCTACTTTTTGGATAATTCACAATCTTGTTTGCTTTGGTTCATCAAGATGGAGAATCAACCCCCAACACTGAGCATAAATAGTTAGCTATTATTAGAATAAATGTTCTTTCTAATCAAGTCGTATGTTTTTGTGCACACATGGACATTTCTCTTATCGAATAGGTATCTGTCACCTGCCTTTGCTACTTACCTAACCAATGTCCGCTTCAATGAGTGATCAGGTCAATGAAGATGCAAAATAAACTTTTTTTCCTTGATTTCTATTTATGACAGTTTGAGTTGCGTCCGAGGTGGCCCTTAGGTGAAGAGTACTTGCAAGGAAAAAGTGAAGCCCGTTCCATGAAGAAAGCGCGTATGTATCCATCACTCACATCAATGATTCAAGATTCACTTCAGCAACAATCGTAGTTTCGAGAGCTTTAAGCTGGGAACTGGTAAGAGATGATACATCAAAGGTCTTGGTAGGACATGTTTACTTGGAGTGGAGAGAAAATCTACCAATCAGTAGAAACGTTTGTTAATGACGAAAATAACTATTTTTCACCCCCTAACATCTGTAGTTCTTTGTTTCCTCTCATATCTCTCCAAGTAAACAATCCTTAAGTTTACATTTAGCTTAGTATCATGGAGTTCCTTATTTTCCTTTTCGAATATTGCAGGTCGAGCATACCCTACA is a window encoding:
- the LOC121980068 gene encoding uncharacterized protein LOC121980068; the encoded protein is MASLVPGVLIKLLQHTNRDAKVAGEHRSSLLQVVSIVPALSGTDFFTSKGFYLKVSDSTHATYVSLPDEQNELISSDKIQLGQFILVDRIKAGSPVPILRGVRLLRGRHPCIGNPEDLIATSSLGFLDPEKPKPTTESKCNRKASSDNEKSKLGNYRTSVKTQEAQKKRASLSRLEASLPKQLASCQSEKKDAFTVRSKPMNSSPPFCSLPTSFKKFSDEIKNQARAKGEQKSSSRFGLLEKATSVLKVNTAGRKPSAGNFLRNLVPTIGLGSKALRKSWAGNMEPKRRDSSTSKTTNFDRITETRRASVPLQKVSTNRKLATKEDIKIQCPTKRSATNTRADDSDKSSKKDTSKTKKPSETANTINLSNLVKVVPASKRWSDGTVSWASLPSSLSELGKVLLKYRDAAKLAAVEALQEASVAESLIQCLSMYAELSTSARGDIPHQAVEQFLGLHASLCSAASIADGLTNRRSQAMAVASPDQPTVGDLILDEATKAFAENRRRATSWVAATLSTELSDFTLYSHKTPTTASPVAVVLERPLKTAPVPPLKASLPSKWRLSSDYASVRRGKVRAAVAALPSQPLEWERGGGLVVEVEIARKLREEARGWFLGFVERVLDADATALEPSRRNQVTAMLPQMKKVNDWLEACGSRIMCFQQVGQFLGTCLFSQIPMKQHKDCNFSYAGLKTQVRLAMESRKISPGSDPISLTNSEGRRSRADIAASFQRVAVLHLEERCQRAIEWALKIEPSIKYLVVSGGVASNKYVRARLNHVVENNNLQLVCPPPSLCTDNGVMIAWTGIEHFLSGRFDPPPPDNEPEDAMFELRPRWPLGEEYLQGKSEARSMKKARMYPSLTSMIQDSLQQQS